GTAGGCGCGGTAGATGCGGACGTATTCCTCGTCGGGAGAGATCAGGTCGTCCCGGGAAGTCCTGAACGAAAGAAATTCGCGCGTGGCGAACGTGGACACCAGGGCCAGAAGCGCACCGGCCAGGACGACCCACCAGGGAAACCTGTAGGCCAGCGAGGCGAGCGCCCCGAGAATTTTTTTGCGGAACTCCCGCCGCGCGTCGGTCATCTCCGTGCGCCCCTCCGTTCACCCCGTCCGGGCCGTCGGACCCGGAAACCGCGCCTGCTTGGCTCGTGCGCCGATTCGTGGCTCAATGGGCGCATGCGTGTCGTCATGGTGAAAAAACGCATGGCCGACGGCTCGGAGTGCCGCAAATGTCGCGAAACGACGGAGTTCCTCCGGCAAAAAGGCCTCTGGGACCGGATCGACGAGGTGGTCTGGGCTCTCGAAGGAGATCCCTCGAGCCCCGGAATGGCACTCGGAGCCCGCCTCGGGGTCGAGCGCGCCCCCTTCTTCGTCGTGACGGACGAACGAGGCGAGACGGTCTACCGGAGCGTTCTCCAGTTGATCCGCGAGCGGCTGGGCGGCATGCCCTCGTCCGACGACGTGGCACGGCAGACGGACCCGGACGAAATCGGCGGAATCTGACTGCCTCTCCCTCGGAGCGCACGCACGCGCCGGCTCAGGAGGCGAGCTTCTGCACGTTTCCCTGGTGCAGGCCGCATTCCTTCAGCGTTTCCTCTTCCCACCACCAGCGGCCCTCGCGCTCGTGCTGGCCGGGGTGTACGGGCCGCGTGCACGGTTCGCAGCCGATCGAAACGAAACCCCGCTCGTGGAGGGGATTGTAGGGAACGTCGTGTTCCCGGATGTAGGCCCACACCTGCTTCGAGGTCCAGCGGGCGAGGGGATTGAACTTCACGAGCGGCCAATCCGGCCGCGCGAACGTGGGGTCGATCTGGACGACCGGAAGCTGGGCCCGGGTTCCCGGGCTCTGGTCCTGCCTCTGGCCGGTGACCCAAGCCTGCAACCCTTCGAGGGCCCGGACGAGAGGCTCGACCTTCCGGATCGAGCAGCATTCCCGGTGCCCGTCCCGGTAGAACGAAAAGAGGCCCTTCTCCCGCACGAGTTTTTCGACGGCCTCGGCCCGGGGGAAGTACACCTCGATCGGGATCTCGTAGTGCTCTCGCACCCGCTCGATGAACTGGTAGGTCTCCGGATGAAGACGGCCGGTGTCGAGGGTGAACACGCGAAACGCCCCGCCGAGCTTCTTCGCCATGTCGATCAGGACCACGTCCTCGGCTCCGCTGAAAGAAATGGCGAGGTCACTCCCGAACTCCCCGAGCGCGAGGGCGAGGATGTCCCGGGGATGCCTTTCCGCATATTGCTTCTCGATCCTGGCGATTTCCTCCGCGGTCACACGCATAGGTTCTCTCCCTTTCGAGGGGACGGGCTTCTCCCCGGGGAACGCTTTCTCTCTACCCGCAGGTTCCGACTGCCGCAACCCCCCGGGTTTCCTCGATCGGGAAAACGAACTTGGGGGTGGAATTCTTGCGGGATTCGGGTTAAGAGAGTTAGCAGGCCGCTGACAAAGGGAGGATGGAACGCCTGCGGCGGGAGCGGCCCCGGGCGGTGACACCGCAGGGGTAGGGTGGCCGGGCTTCGGTCCCCTGACCCGCTTCCTTGTCGATTCCGGGAAACACGATTTTCCTGCCGTCGGTTCTCGCACTCCATACCGCTGAAGGGGAAATCAAGTGGCAGATGAAAACCTGATTCCCGCGCCCGTGCCCGAAAACTCGGCGGCTCGGCCGGACGGCCTCCCGGCCGACACGAACCGGACGGAACACGATCGGGAAACCGAAGAGCTCCTGCAAAAAGCCAGACGAGCCGCTCAACGGCTCGGGATCCGCCAACTTTACCCGGAACAGGAACGAGCCGTCGCCGCGGTGCTCCGGGGGCACGACGTTCTCGTCGTCCTGCCGACCGGGTTCGGGAAATCCGTCTGCTACCAGATCCCTTCCATGATTCTCCCGAAGCCCGTGGTTCTCGTCTCCCCCCTTCTCGCGCTGCTCCGCGACCAGCACGAAAAGCTCCTGGTTCGACGGATTCCCGTGGAGCGGATCGACGGCACCGTCCGCGGCGTGGCCCGGCGGGAAGCGCTCGAGAGAATCGCCCGCGGCGGTTCGCTGCTCGTGATGACGACGCCCGAAACGCTCGGGAACGAGGAAATGCAAGCGGCGCTGCGACAGTCCGGAGTCTCGCTCGCGGCCGTCGACGAGGCACACTGCATCTCCGAGTGGGGGCACGACTTCCGGCCCGCGTACCTGAGTCTCGGCGACCGCCTGAAAGACCTGGGCGCCCCTCCTGTGCTGGCGCTCACGGCCACGGCTACGAAGCCCGTACGCGAGGACATCATCCGCTACCTCGGGATGAGAAATCCGGAAGTCGTGGCTTCCTCGCCACACCGTGCCAACCTGGCCTTCGAGGTCCTGGAAATCTCGGGCAACGACCGGCTGCGCGCGCTGAGCCGCTTCGCGAGCCGCCTGCGCCGTCCCGGCATCATCTACTGCGCCACGACCAAAGCCGTCGACGACCTCTACATGGCGCTCCGGATGCTGCGGATGCCCGTCCACCGGTACCACGGACGCATGCCCGCGAGCGAGCGCAATCGGGAGCAGGAGCTCTACATGCGGCCCGGACGGCGCACGATCATGATCGCGACCAGCGCTTTCGGTCTGGGCATCGACAAGCCCAATATTCGCTACATCCTGCACTACCAGGCTCCCGCCTCGCTCGAGCAGTACGTCCAGGAAGCCGGCCGAGCGGGCCGTGACGGCCGCAAGGCCCACTGCGTGCTCCTTTTCGACCCCAAGGATCGCGAGACCCACGAGGCGCTCCTGCAGACGAGCCGGGTGCGGCCCGACCAGCTCTACCGCATCATCGCGGCCCTTTCCGCCTGGGCCGCGGAAAAGCGCGTGCCGAGCATCGAGGCGCTGACACTCTCCGCGCAGTTGAGCGACCGGCAGACGAAGGCGCTTCTTGCCGTGCTCGAGGAAGCTTCCCTCGTGCGGGTCGACCGTGACGGCGTCCACGTCACCCTGCCGGTCGAGGAGTTCGAGGAGCAGGCCAAGAGTCTCGCGGGCCGCTTCGTCACGCTGCGGACGCAGGACGCGCGGCGCCTCGACACGGTCGCGGAGTACGCGCGCACGCAGGAATGCCGTGCGGTCTTCCTGCGTCGCTATTTCGGCGAGGAAGAGGGAGACCCCTGCGGCCT
This Candidatus Binatia bacterium DNA region includes the following protein-coding sequences:
- the recQ gene encoding ATP-dependent DNA helicase RecQ, which encodes MADENLIPAPVPENSAARPDGLPADTNRTEHDRETEELLQKARRAAQRLGIRQLYPEQERAVAAVLRGHDVLVVLPTGFGKSVCYQIPSMILPKPVVLVSPLLALLRDQHEKLLVRRIPVERIDGTVRGVARREALERIARGGSLLVMTTPETLGNEEMQAALRQSGVSLAAVDEAHCISEWGHDFRPAYLSLGDRLKDLGAPPVLALTATATKPVREDIIRYLGMRNPEVVASSPHRANLAFEVLEISGNDRLRALSRFASRLRRPGIIYCATTKAVDDLYMALRMLRMPVHRYHGRMPASERNREQELYMRPGRRTIMIATSAFGLGIDKPNIRYILHYQAPASLEQYVQEAGRAGRDGRKAHCVLLFDPKDRETHEALLQTSRVRPDQLYRIIAALSAWAAEKRVPSIEALTLSAQLSDRQTKALLAVLEEASLVRVDRDGVHVTLPVEEFEEQAKSLAGRFVTLRTQDARRLDTVAEYARTQECRAVFLRRYFGEEEGDPCGLCDICRGAPQRPATFWQPIARPQKGKRRRGKRRRSRRGRRVRLRMHIGRVRGSEEGRQAPAAEPPAAAAPPDTVPEAPEPAPVFDPVPDENPD
- the cysH gene encoding phosphoadenosine phosphosulfate reductase, translated to MRVTAEEIARIEKQYAERHPRDILALALGEFGSDLAISFSGAEDVVLIDMAKKLGGAFRVFTLDTGRLHPETYQFIERVREHYEIPIEVYFPRAEAVEKLVREKGLFSFYRDGHRECCSIRKVEPLVRALEGLQAWVTGQRQDQSPGTRAQLPVVQIDPTFARPDWPLVKFNPLARWTSKQVWAYIREHDVPYNPLHERGFVSIGCEPCTRPVHPGQHEREGRWWWEEETLKECGLHQGNVQKLAS